The following proteins are encoded in a genomic region of Hymenobacter siberiensis:
- a CDS encoding ComEC/Rec2 family competence protein, producing MAIISVLDVGHGNCTVIQDAQNVIIDAGFGDGLLNFLQQARITRIDQIMVSHADSDHLRGLIALLSLATISIGKLYLNTDSTRSANTDKFWKDVIFLIEDAIINNRMDENPVELYRTGALIDIGEFKLEVVYPTYSLIKTGPGGISPDGHSMSSNGLSAVIKVLTTQVSALLLPGDVDEFGLEQIKKLGFNIEAQVAVFPHHGGNADTNNLADFTTHFCQLVSPNTVLFSTGRGKYGTPRMEIVSTIKALLPLAYISCTQLSKSCAKLPPLASNSHLNAAFAKGKSNNSCCGGTFELNVTNATVTIVPKAAHESFVNTYVPLAVCRIYPN from the coding sequence ATGGCTATTATAAGTGTATTGGACGTTGGTCACGGTAATTGTACGGTAATTCAAGATGCTCAAAATGTCATAATTGATGCCGGTTTTGGCGACGGCTTATTAAACTTCCTTCAACAGGCCAGAATTACACGAATAGACCAAATAATGGTTTCTCATGCAGATTCTGACCATTTGCGAGGATTGATTGCTTTGTTGTCTTTGGCAACGATAAGTATAGGTAAATTGTACTTAAATACGGACTCTACACGTTCTGCCAACACAGATAAGTTTTGGAAAGATGTAATATTTTTAATTGAAGATGCAATAATAAACAACAGAATGGATGAAAATCCTGTTGAACTTTATCGGACAGGCGCACTAATTGATATTGGTGAGTTCAAGCTAGAAGTTGTTTATCCAACTTATTCATTAATTAAAACTGGTCCCGGTGGAATATCACCGGATGGCCATAGTATGAGCTCTAATGGATTAAGTGCAGTTATCAAAGTGTTAACTACGCAGGTTTCTGCACTTCTTTTGCCGGGTGATGTTGATGAGTTCGGATTAGAGCAAATTAAAAAACTAGGATTTAATATAGAGGCTCAAGTTGCCGTTTTTCCTCACCATGGAGGTAATGCTGATACTAATAATCTCGCAGATTTTACAACCCATTTTTGTCAATTGGTTTCCCCTAACACCGTTCTTTTTTCAACTGGGCGTGGCAAATACGGCACCCCGAGGATGGAAATCGTGTCAACGATAAAAGCGTTGTTGCCATTGGCTTATATTTCTTGTACGCAATTGTCAAAATCCTGCGCTAAATTACCCCCTTTAGCTTCTAATAGTCACCTTAACGCAGCATTTGCTAAAGGGAAAAGTAACAATTCGTGTTGTGGGGGGACTTTTGAGCTTAATGTCACTAATGCCACTGTCACAATTGTTCCGAAAGCTGCTCATGAAAGCTTTGTAAATACTTATGTACCATTGGCAGTATGCAGAATTTATCCGAATTAA